In Pseudomonas sp. GCEP-101, one DNA window encodes the following:
- a CDS encoding SPOR domain-containing protein: MRWFFLFLLALNVFYFVWHQQQTPLRPKEIAPLSLFHSEQKNIRLLSESAEAPKRRSVEEKPAAAQASACVYLGSFPAEERARQLVQRLLSLDVQASVQAVDAAAGVDYWVYLPPLASRQASLWQLRELQARKIDSYIITEGDLTDGISLGIFQRKDSADSVVERLKSAGYDALVRELARSQHDYWAQVTPESARLVDDSLVRQLAPDFPELQKQTMPCKNVASPQ, encoded by the coding sequence ATGCGTTGGTTCTTCCTCTTCCTGCTTGCCCTCAACGTCTTCTATTTCGTCTGGCATCAACAGCAGACGCCGCTTCGGCCGAAGGAGATAGCGCCGCTCAGCCTGTTCCACAGCGAGCAGAAGAATATTCGGCTGCTCAGTGAGTCGGCCGAGGCGCCGAAGCGCCGTTCGGTAGAAGAGAAGCCGGCGGCTGCCCAGGCCTCCGCCTGCGTGTACCTGGGCAGTTTCCCCGCTGAGGAGCGTGCCCGGCAGTTGGTGCAGCGTTTGCTGAGCCTCGATGTTCAGGCGTCGGTTCAGGCGGTGGATGCCGCCGCCGGCGTCGACTATTGGGTGTACCTGCCGCCGCTGGCTTCGCGCCAGGCTTCTCTATGGCAGCTGCGCGAGCTGCAGGCACGCAAGATCGACAGCTACATCATCACGGAAGGGGATCTCACTGACGGCATCTCCCTGGGGATATTCCAGCGCAAGGATTCCGCGGACAGCGTCGTGGAGCGTTTGAAATCGGCAGGTTACGACGCGTTAGTGCGCGAGCTGGCTCGCTCGCAGCATGACTACTGGGCGCAGGTAACGCCCGAAAGCGCGCGTCTGGTGGATGACTCGCTGGTGCGTCAACTGGCCCCGGATTTCCCGGAACTGCAAAAACAAACAATGCCGTGCAAAAACGTTGCAAGCCCTCAGTAG
- the tuf gene encoding elongation factor Tu, protein MAKEKFERNKPHVNVGTIGHVDHGKTTLTAALTKVCSETWGGSARAFDQIDNAPEEKARGITINTSHVEYDSPVRHYAHVDCPGHADYVKNMITGAAQMDGAILVCSAADGPMPQTREHILLSRQVGVPYIVVFLNKADMVDDAELLELVEMEVRDLLNTYDFPGDDTPIVIGSALMALNGQDDNEMGVSAVRKLVETLDSYIPEPVRAIDQPFLMPIEDVFSISGRGTVVTGRVERGIVKVQEEVEIVGIKATTKTTCTGVEMFRKLLDEGRAGENVGVLLRGTKREDVERGQVLAKPGTIKPHTKFECEVYVLSKEEGGRHTPFFKGYRPQFYFRTTDVTGNCELPEGVEMVMPGDNVKMVVTLIAPIAMEDGLRFAIREGGRTVGAGVVAKIIE, encoded by the coding sequence ATGGCTAAAGAAAAGTTTGAGCGTAACAAGCCGCACGTCAACGTCGGCACCATCGGTCACGTTGACCACGGCAAAACCACTCTGACCGCTGCTCTGACCAAGGTCTGCTCCGAGACCTGGGGCGGCTCCGCTCGCGCTTTCGATCAGATCGACAACGCGCCGGAAGAGAAGGCTCGTGGTATCACCATCAACACCTCTCACGTTGAATACGACTCCCCGGTACGCCACTACGCTCACGTAGACTGCCCGGGCCACGCCGACTACGTGAAGAACATGATCACCGGTGCTGCCCAGATGGACGGCGCGATCCTGGTTTGCTCGGCTGCTGACGGCCCCATGCCGCAGACCCGCGAGCACATCCTGCTGTCCCGCCAGGTAGGCGTTCCCTACATCGTCGTGTTCCTGAACAAGGCCGACATGGTTGACGACGCCGAGCTGCTGGAACTGGTCGAAATGGAAGTTCGCGATCTGCTGAACACCTACGACTTCCCGGGCGACGACACTCCGATCGTGATCGGTTCCGCTCTGATGGCTCTGAACGGCCAGGACGACAACGAGATGGGCGTTTCCGCCGTGCGCAAGCTGGTAGAAACCCTGGACTCCTACATCCCTGAGCCGGTTCGTGCAATCGACCAGCCGTTCCTGATGCCGATCGAAGACGTGTTCTCGATCTCCGGTCGTGGCACCGTGGTAACCGGCCGTGTTGAGCGTGGCATCGTCAAGGTCCAGGAAGAAGTGGAAATCGTCGGCATCAAGGCGACCACCAAGACCACCTGCACCGGCGTTGAAATGTTCCGCAAGCTGCTCGACGAAGGTCGTGCTGGTGAGAACGTCGGCGTCCTGCTGCGTGGCACCAAGCGTGAAGACGTAGAGCGTGGCCAGGTTCTGGCCAAGCCGGGCACCATCAAGCCGCACACCAAGTTCGAGTGCGAAGTGTACGTGCTGTCCAAGGAAGAAGGTGGTCGTCACACCCCGTTCTTCAAAGGCTACCGTCCGCAGTTCTACTTCCGTACCACCGACGTAACCGGCAACTGCGAACTGCCGGAAGGCGTTGAGATGGTCATGCCGGGCGACAACGTGAAAATGGTTGTCACCCTGATCGCTCCGATCGCCATGGAAGATGGCCTGCGCTTCGCGATCCGCGAAGGCGGCCGTACCGTTGGCGCCGGCGTGGTTGCCAAGATCATCGAATAA
- the secE gene encoding preprotein translocase subunit SecE → MNAKVEAKESRLDLLKWLVVAVLVVVAVVANQYYSAQPIFYRVLGILVMAAVAGFIALQTVKGRAFFTLAKEARAEIRKVVWPSRQETTQTTLIVVAVVLVMALVLWGLDSLLGWLVSMIVG, encoded by the coding sequence ATGAATGCGAAGGTAGAAGCCAAAGAGTCGCGTCTTGATCTCTTGAAGTGGCTTGTGGTTGCAGTGCTGGTGGTGGTGGCTGTGGTTGCCAACCAGTATTACTCGGCGCAACCGATCTTCTATCGCGTTCTCGGTATTCTCGTCATGGCGGCTGTCGCTGGCTTCATCGCGCTGCAGACCGTCAAGGGGCGTGCATTCTTTACCTTGGCTAAAGAGGCTCGCGCCGAGATTCGCAAGGTTGTATGGCCGTCTCGTCAAGAGACAACTCAGACCACGCTGATCGTAGTGGCAGTAGTGCTGGTAATGGCGCTGGTGCTGTGGGGGCTCGACTCCCTGCTGGGTTGGCTGGTTTCCATGATTGTAGGTTAA
- the nusG gene encoding transcription termination/antitermination protein NusG has translation MAKRWYVVHAYSGYEKHVMRSLIERVKLAGMEDGFGEILVPTEEVVEMRNGQKRKSERKFFPGYVLVQMEMNEGTWHLVKDTPRVMGFIGGTADKPAPITDKEADAILRRVADSGDKPKPKTLFEPGETVRVIDGPFADFNGVVEEVNYEKSRIQVAVLIFGRSTPVELEFSQVEKV, from the coding sequence GTGGCTAAGCGTTGGTACGTTGTGCATGCCTACTCGGGTTACGAGAAGCATGTCATGCGCTCGCTGATCGAGCGGGTCAAACTGGCCGGCATGGAAGATGGGTTTGGTGAGATTCTCGTCCCCACCGAAGAAGTGGTGGAGATGCGGAACGGCCAGAAGCGCAAGAGTGAGCGCAAATTCTTCCCGGGCTATGTCCTGGTGCAGATGGAAATGAACGAGGGTACTTGGCACCTGGTCAAGGATACTCCTCGCGTCATGGGTTTCATTGGTGGTACTGCCGACAAGCCGGCGCCGATCACCGACAAAGAAGCTGATGCCATCCTGCGTCGCGTTGCCGATAGCGGCGACAAGCCGAAGCCGAAGACCCTGTTCGAGCCGGGCGAGACTGTTCGCGTGATCGACGGTCCGTTCGCTGACTTCAATGGCGTCGTCGAAGAAGTTAACTACGAAAAGAGCCGGATCCAGGTCGCTGTGCTTATTTTCGGTCGCTCTACCCCGGTAGAGCTGGAGTTCAGCCAGGTAGAGAAAGTTTAA
- the rplK gene encoding 50S ribosomal protein L11, protein MAKKIQAYIKLQVKAGQANPSPPVGPALGQHGVNIMEFCKAFNAKTQGMEPGLPTPVIITVYSDRSFTFETKSTPASVLLKKAAGITSGSARPNSQKVGTVTRAQLEDIAKAKQADLTAADLDAAVRTIAGSARSMGLNVEGV, encoded by the coding sequence ATGGCTAAGAAAATCCAGGCTTACATCAAGCTGCAAGTAAAGGCCGGCCAGGCCAACCCGTCGCCGCCCGTCGGCCCGGCTCTGGGTCAGCACGGCGTGAACATCATGGAATTCTGCAAGGCGTTCAACGCCAAGACCCAGGGCATGGAACCTGGTCTGCCGACTCCTGTGATCATCACCGTTTACAGCGACCGCAGCTTCACCTTTGAAACCAAGAGCACCCCGGCATCCGTTCTGCTGAAAAAAGCAGCCGGCATCACCAGCGGCTCCGCTCGTCCGAACTCCCAGAAAGTGGGCACCGTTACCCGTGCTCAGCTGGAAGATATCGCCAAGGCCAAGCAGGCTGACCTGACCGCTGCTGACCTGGACGCTGCCGTACGTACCATCGCTGGCTCCGCGCGCAGCATGGGCCTGAACGTGGAGGGTGTGTAA